The Streptomyces kanamyceticus genome window below encodes:
- a CDS encoding DEDDh family exonuclease: protein MLEDRTTAASATSWPAAYPTGYAVVDVETTGLARDDRIVSAAVYRVDARGEIEDHWYTLVNPQRDPGPVWIHGLTSAMLADAPLFKDVAEEFAARLDGRVLVAHNAVFDWSMIAREYARAERTAPVRQRLCTIALSKELALPLPNHKLESLAAHFGVEQRHAHNALDDARVLAEAFRPSLLAAAGGNVRLPLLECRPLTEWSDGAPRIVRQPTGPTPSSSYRPGSWRPSRKRPPCPYPNPGRYEPGEPLKQGMRIAFSGDTSVERELLEDRAVEAGLHIATSVSRLTSLLVTNDPDSGTSKTVKARSFGTPVIDEAAFGQLLQDVAPASEG, encoded by the coding sequence ATGCTCGAAGACCGCACGACCGCAGCGTCCGCCACCTCCTGGCCGGCCGCGTATCCAACGGGGTACGCGGTCGTCGACGTCGAGACCACAGGCCTGGCCCGCGACGACCGCATAGTGTCGGCCGCCGTCTACCGGGTGGACGCCAGGGGCGAGATCGAGGACCACTGGTACACGCTGGTCAATCCCCAGCGTGACCCGGGACCCGTCTGGATCCACGGGCTCACCAGTGCGATGCTCGCGGACGCGCCGCTCTTCAAGGACGTCGCCGAGGAGTTCGCGGCCCGCCTGGACGGCCGCGTCCTCGTCGCGCACAACGCGGTCTTCGACTGGTCGATGATCGCCAGGGAGTACGCGCGCGCCGAGCGCACCGCCCCCGTGCGCCAGCGCCTTTGCACCATCGCGCTCTCCAAGGAGCTCGCGCTCCCGCTGCCCAACCACAAGCTGGAGTCGCTCGCCGCGCACTTCGGCGTCGAGCAGCGCCACGCGCACAACGCCCTCGACGACGCGCGCGTGCTCGCCGAGGCGTTCCGCCCCAGCCTGCTCGCGGCGGCGGGCGGAAACGTCCGCCTGCCGCTCCTGGAGTGCCGTCCGCTCACCGAGTGGTCCGACGGCGCGCCCCGCATCGTCCGCCAGCCGACGGGCCCGACGCCCTCCTCCTCGTACCGTCCCGGGAGTTGGCGCCCCTCGCGCAAGCGGCCGCCGTGCCCGTACCCGAACCCCGGGCGGTACGAACCGGGCGAACCGCTCAAGCAGGGCATGCGGATCGCCTTCTCCGGAGACACCTCCGTGGAGCGCGAGCTCCTGGAGGACCGGGCGGTCGAGGCGGGCCTGCACATCGCGACGAGCGTGTCCCGGCTCACCAGCCTGCTCGTGACGAACGACCCGGACTCCGGCACCTCCAAGACCGTCAAGGCGCGCTCCTTCGGTACGCCGGTGATCGACGAGGCGGCGTTCGGCCAGCTCCTCCAGGACGTGGCGCCCGCTTCGGAGGGATGA
- a CDS encoding TetR/AcrR family transcriptional regulator, with product MKGKETRTHLNREDVLDAAANLVKQHGPGALTMRKLAAELGTAVTSIYWHVGNRESLLDALVERTVADLGEIRPSGATPDRRVVSVARALRRQLRDHPHLVAMVHERGLTERMFLPAQRALVHEVHAAGLRGARAADAVRAVQIHVVGHVLVERNRERAPVQRPGEDELWTAETAERDAALARALAGPLDPEALFTTSVRALVAGLLGP from the coding sequence GTGAAGGGTAAAGAGACGCGTACACATCTGAACCGGGAAGACGTGCTCGACGCCGCGGCGAACCTGGTGAAGCAGCACGGCCCGGGCGCCCTGACCATGCGCAAGCTCGCCGCCGAGCTCGGCACCGCCGTCACCTCGATCTACTGGCACGTCGGCAACCGCGAGTCGCTCCTGGACGCCCTCGTCGAGCGCACGGTCGCCGACCTCGGCGAGATCCGCCCCTCCGGAGCCACCCCCGACCGACGCGTCGTCTCGGTGGCGCGCGCCCTGCGCCGCCAGCTGCGCGACCATCCGCACCTCGTCGCCATGGTCCACGAACGGGGCCTCACGGAACGGATGTTCCTGCCCGCCCAGCGCGCGCTCGTCCACGAGGTGCACGCGGCGGGTCTGCGCGGCGCCCGCGCGGCCGACGCCGTCCGCGCCGTCCAGATCCACGTCGTCGGCCACGTCCTGGTCGAGCGCAACCGCGAGCGCGCCCCCGTGCAGCGCCCCGGCGAGGACGAACTGTGGACGGCCGAGACGGCGGAGCGGGACGCCGCGCTCGCCCGCGCGCTGGCCGGACCCCTCGATCCCGAGGCGCTGTTCACCACCTCCGTCAGGGCTCTGGTGGCGGGGCTGCTCGGCCCTTGA
- a CDS encoding acetoacetate decarboxylase family protein, protein MARIRYGARTEAEIAAARTASSKLPDIWSTGVVAVWESDPDAVAAVLPPPLKPTGRPLVRANISKVDLPGYPLGAGSVAVAAEHGGVTGWYPLVMPMTHERALIGGREVFGEPKKLGEVEVDRDGLVVRASLARHGIAFVEVRGAVSGDLPLPEPTRKTDFYFKFLPAVDGSGFESDPVLVHCVRNEKVRKLEGITGDVVLRESMYDPVADLPVRSVVEITIGEKTTDQQGRVAERVSAQALLPYVHQRYDDPAQILDGPPEGSV, encoded by the coding sequence ATGGCACGCATTCGGTACGGGGCGCGCACCGAGGCGGAGATCGCCGCCGCGCGCACCGCGAGCTCCAAGCTCCCCGACATCTGGTCCACCGGCGTGGTGGCGGTCTGGGAGAGCGATCCCGACGCGGTCGCGGCGGTCCTGCCGCCGCCGCTCAAGCCCACCGGAAGGCCCCTGGTGCGGGCCAACATCAGCAAGGTCGACCTGCCCGGCTATCCGCTGGGCGCGGGTTCGGTGGCCGTCGCCGCCGAACACGGGGGAGTGACCGGCTGGTATCCGCTGGTGATGCCGATGACCCACGAGCGCGCCCTGATCGGCGGGCGCGAGGTCTTCGGGGAGCCCAAGAAGCTCGGCGAGGTCGAGGTGGACCGCGACGGCCTGGTGGTGCGGGCCTCGCTCGCCCGGCACGGCATCGCGTTCGTGGAGGTGCGCGGCGCGGTCAGCGGCGACCTGCCGCTTCCGGAGCCGACGCGGAAGACCGACTTCTACTTCAAGTTCCTTCCCGCGGTGGACGGTTCGGGCTTCGAATCGGACCCGGTGCTCGTGCACTGCGTACGCAACGAGAAGGTCCGCAAGCTGGAGGGCATCACCGGCGACGTCGTCCTCCGGGAGTCGATGTACGACCCGGTGGCCGACCTCCCGGTGCGCTCGGTGGTGGAGATCACCATCGGCGAGAAGACCACCGACCAGCAGGGCCGTGTCGCCGAACGCGTCAGCGCGCAGGCACTGCTGCCCTACGTCCACCAGCGCTACGACGACCCCGCGCAGATCCTGGACGGACCGCCCGAGGGGAGCGTCTGA
- a CDS encoding SDR family NAD(P)-dependent oxidoreductase translates to MELREGQVAVVTGAASGIGLAMVRRFAAQGLKVVLADVEESALEKAAASLREDGATVHARVVDVGSREQVFALADAAYDTFGAVHVLCNNAGVGSGAEGRMWEHEPNDWKWAFEVNVWGVFHGIQAFVPRMIAGGDPGHVVNTSSGDGGIAPLPTASVYAVTKAAVVTMTESLYAHLKAERARVGASVLFPGPHMLRTGLWESHRNRPDRYAKSRPRKSPYRSLDQWEAAMKDAGQKVEFTPVEQVADFVAEGIGAGRFWLLPESEHSDRQIKARSRSMLERADPAYLESFILD, encoded by the coding sequence ATGGAGCTGCGCGAAGGGCAGGTCGCCGTCGTCACGGGCGCGGCGAGCGGCATCGGGCTCGCCATGGTGCGGCGGTTCGCGGCCCAGGGCCTGAAGGTGGTCCTCGCGGACGTCGAGGAGAGCGCCCTGGAGAAGGCGGCCGCCTCCTTGCGCGAGGACGGGGCGACGGTGCACGCGCGCGTGGTCGACGTCGGCTCGCGCGAGCAGGTCTTCGCGCTCGCCGACGCGGCGTACGACACGTTCGGCGCCGTCCACGTGCTGTGCAACAACGCGGGCGTCGGCTCGGGCGCCGAGGGCCGCATGTGGGAGCACGAGCCCAACGACTGGAAGTGGGCCTTCGAGGTCAACGTGTGGGGCGTCTTCCACGGCATCCAGGCGTTCGTGCCGCGCATGATCGCGGGCGGCGATCCCGGGCACGTCGTCAACACCTCCTCCGGGGACGGTGGGATCGCGCCGCTGCCCACGGCCTCCGTGTACGCGGTCACCAAGGCCGCCGTGGTGACGATGACGGAGTCGCTGTACGCGCATCTGAAGGCGGAACGCGCGCGCGTGGGCGCGTCCGTGCTCTTCCCCGGACCGCACATGCTGCGCACCGGCCTGTGGGAGTCGCACCGCAACCGCCCCGACCGGTACGCCAAGTCCCGCCCCCGCAAGTCCCCCTACCGCAGCCTCGACCAGTGGGAGGCCGCGATGAAGGACGCGGGGCAGAAGGTCGAGTTCACGCCCGTCGAGCAGGTCGCGGACTTCGTGGCGGAGGGGATCGGGGCCGGGCGGTTCTGGCTGCTCCCGGAGAGCGAGCACAGCGACCGGCAGATCAAGGCGAGGTCGCGCTCGATGCTGGAGCGGGCCGACCCGGCGTACCTGGAGAGCTTCATCCTGGACTGA
- a CDS encoding amidohydrolase family protein: MTDQEHQNEFDPYLIISSDCHAGLPTEEYRPYLDSRFHRQFDEFLGQAQARREESTRLGIRNDAFAEKWFNDNEEGLRGGWDAAQRVKELDGDGVAAEVVFPDADAVDSQTAAPFGVGLGLSGDQDPELGMAGAQAHNRWLADFVSEHPERHCGVALLPITGEVDRVVAEVHRAKETGLGALMIPSMWVDKAPYHDRRYDPVWAAAAECAMPVVTHSGAAPRHEYGDHLGIYVSEVTWWPARPLWFMLWSGVFERHPGLKFGVAESGCWWLPNLLWFMDRLYLGAHGGKKLSPFAELKRPPHEYLDRQIFVCATNTKRRELAQRYEIGVDNILWGSDFPHPEGTWPDTRAWLKKTFHDIPVAETRRMLGLAAADVFGFDTAKLAPLARRIGPTPGELGQDADQTSVEASWARSREVGRHWLTDHDFPVLGADT, translated from the coding sequence ATGACCGACCAGGAACATCAGAACGAGTTCGATCCGTACCTGATCATCTCCTCCGACTGCCACGCCGGGCTGCCCACCGAGGAGTACCGGCCCTATCTCGACAGCCGCTTCCACCGTCAGTTCGACGAATTCCTCGGCCAGGCGCAGGCCCGCCGCGAGGAGTCGACCCGCCTCGGCATCCGCAACGACGCGTTCGCCGAGAAGTGGTTCAACGACAACGAAGAGGGCCTGCGCGGGGGTTGGGACGCCGCGCAGCGCGTGAAGGAGCTGGACGGCGACGGGGTGGCCGCCGAGGTCGTCTTCCCCGACGCGGACGCCGTGGACAGCCAGACGGCCGCGCCCTTCGGAGTCGGGCTCGGCCTCTCCGGAGACCAGGACCCCGAACTCGGCATGGCGGGCGCGCAGGCGCACAACCGATGGCTGGCCGACTTCGTCTCCGAGCACCCCGAGCGGCACTGCGGCGTCGCCCTGTTGCCCATCACCGGCGAGGTCGACCGGGTCGTCGCCGAGGTGCACCGCGCCAAGGAGACGGGGCTCGGGGCGCTGATGATCCCCTCCATGTGGGTCGACAAAGCGCCCTACCACGACCGGCGTTACGACCCCGTGTGGGCGGCGGCCGCCGAGTGCGCGATGCCCGTGGTCACCCACTCCGGAGCGGCGCCACGGCACGAGTACGGCGACCACCTCGGGATCTACGTCTCCGAAGTGACGTGGTGGCCCGCGCGGCCGCTGTGGTTCATGCTCTGGTCGGGCGTCTTCGAGCGCCACCCGGGGCTGAAGTTCGGCGTCGCGGAGTCCGGCTGCTGGTGGCTGCCGAACCTCCTGTGGTTCATGGACCGCCTCTACCTGGGCGCCCACGGCGGCAAGAAGCTCTCCCCGTTCGCCGAGCTGAAGCGCCCGCCGCACGAGTACCTGGACCGCCAGATCTTCGTCTGCGCCACCAACACCAAGCGCCGCGAACTCGCCCAGCGCTACGAGATCGGCGTCGACAACATCCTCTGGGGCAGCGACTTCCCGCACCCCGAAGGCACCTGGCCCGACACGCGCGCGTGGCTGAAGAAGACCTTCCACGACATCCCGGTGGCGGAGACCCGGCGCATGCTGGGCCTCGCGGCCGCCGACGTCTTCGGCTTCGACACGGCGAAGCTCGCGCCGCTCGCCCGCCGCATCGGCCCCACTCCGGGTGAGCTCGGCCAGGACGCCGACCAGACTTCCGTAGAGGCCTCCTGGGCGCGCTCGCGCGAGGTGGGCCGCCACTGGCTGACCGACCACGACTTCCCGGTACTGGGGGCGGACACATGA
- a CDS encoding amidohydrolase family protein produces MSPQHVHQERYTVISADCHAGADLLDYKPYLESRHHDAFDAWAATYVNPYEDLLADTADRNWNSDRRIAELEEDGIVAEVVFPNTIPPFFPSASLMAPAPTREEYERRWAGLRAHNRWLADFCAAAPGRRAGVFQILLNDVDQAVEEIHRSVKAGLTGGVMLPGTPPGSGLAELYSATYDPIWAACAELGVPVNHHAGSASPPLGEEPAARAVFMVETTWFSHRALWHLVFGGAFRRHPELKLVLTEQGSGWIPGVLDMLDYYHGRLVAAATKADTAESKFGAGLADAMGKGPSQVWRENCFVGASFMRPHEAAMRDRIGLDKIMWGSDYPHDEGTHPYSREGLRIAYAGLPRDEIEAMVGGNAARVYGFDLDRLGEIAARVGPTVQELDEPLKEAPADATSPVFAPGGSVRIW; encoded by the coding sequence ATGAGTCCACAGCACGTGCACCAGGAGCGCTACACCGTCATCTCCGCCGACTGCCACGCGGGCGCCGATCTCCTCGACTACAAGCCGTACTTGGAGTCCCGCCACCACGACGCGTTCGACGCGTGGGCGGCCACCTACGTCAATCCGTACGAGGACCTCCTCGCCGACACCGCCGACCGCAACTGGAACTCGGACCGCCGCATCGCCGAACTCGAAGAGGACGGCATCGTCGCCGAGGTCGTCTTCCCGAACACCATCCCGCCGTTCTTCCCCTCGGCCTCGCTGATGGCCCCCGCGCCGACCCGCGAGGAGTACGAGCGGCGCTGGGCCGGTCTACGCGCCCACAACCGCTGGCTCGCCGACTTCTGCGCGGCTGCGCCGGGGCGCAGGGCGGGCGTCTTCCAGATTCTCCTGAACGACGTCGACCAGGCCGTCGAGGAGATCCACCGGTCGGTGAAGGCGGGCCTCACCGGCGGCGTCATGCTGCCCGGCACCCCGCCGGGCTCGGGCCTCGCGGAGCTCTACTCGGCGACGTACGACCCGATCTGGGCGGCCTGCGCGGAGCTCGGCGTGCCGGTCAACCACCACGCGGGCTCGGCGTCGCCGCCGCTGGGTGAGGAGCCGGCCGCGCGCGCGGTGTTCATGGTCGAGACGACGTGGTTCTCGCACCGGGCGCTGTGGCACCTCGTCTTCGGCGGAGCGTTCCGCCGCCACCCGGAGCTCAAGCTGGTCCTCACCGAACAGGGCTCGGGCTGGATTCCCGGCGTCCTGGACATGCTGGACTACTACCACGGGCGCCTGGTCGCGGCGGCCACGAAGGCCGACACGGCGGAGTCCAAGTTCGGCGCGGGGCTCGCCGATGCGATGGGCAAGGGACCCTCCCAGGTGTGGCGCGAGAACTGCTTCGTGGGCGCCAGCTTCATGCGCCCGCACGAGGCGGCCATGCGCGACCGCATCGGCCTCGACAAGATCATGTGGGGCAGCGACTATCCCCACGACGAAGGCACCCACCCGTACTCGCGCGAGGGCCTGCGCATCGCCTACGCGGGCCTGCCGAGGGACGAGATCGAGGCCATGGTCGGCGGCAACGCGGCCCGCGTCTACGGCTTCGACCTGGACCGCCTCGGCGAGATCGCCGCGCGCGTGGGACCGACGGTCCAGGAACTGGACGAACCCCTCAAGGAGGCACCGGCCGACGCGACGAGCCCGGTGTTCGCGCCGGGAGGGTCGGTACGCATCTGGTGA
- a CDS encoding VIT1/CCC1 transporter family protein: MTDATHDEAHGGALGSRLNWLRAAVLGANDGIVSTAGLVVGVAGATDDRSALLTAGLAGLLAGSMSMAAGEYVSVSTQRDSEKAALAMEKRELREQPEAELAELTDLLAERGLSREVAREAAEQLTERDALRAHARVELGIDPDALTNPWHAAWASFVAFTAGALLPLLAIVLPPPDWRLAVTVLSVLGALALTGWGSARLGSADVRRAVLRNMAGGALAMAVTYGAGALLGAVGV, from the coding sequence GTGACTGACGCAACGCACGACGAAGCGCACGGCGGCGCCCTCGGCTCACGGCTCAACTGGCTGCGGGCCGCCGTGCTCGGGGCCAACGACGGCATCGTGTCCACCGCGGGTCTCGTCGTCGGTGTCGCGGGGGCCACCGACGACCGCAGCGCCCTGCTCACCGCGGGTCTCGCCGGGCTCCTCGCGGGCTCCATGTCGATGGCCGCGGGCGAATACGTCTCCGTGTCCACGCAGCGCGACTCGGAGAAGGCCGCCCTGGCCATGGAGAAGCGCGAGCTGCGCGAGCAGCCCGAGGCGGAACTGGCCGAACTGACCGACCTGCTTGCGGAGCGCGGGCTCAGCCGCGAGGTGGCGCGCGAGGCCGCCGAGCAGCTCACCGAGCGCGACGCGCTGCGGGCCCACGCGCGCGTGGAGCTCGGCATCGACCCCGACGCGCTCACCAACCCCTGGCACGCGGCCTGGGCCAGCTTCGTCGCCTTCACCGCGGGCGCGCTGCTCCCGCTGCTCGCGATCGTGCTGCCGCCGCCCGACTGGCGCCTCGCCGTCACCGTCCTCTCGGTGCTCGGCGCCCTCGCGCTGACGGGCTGGGGCAGCGCCCGGCTCGGCTCCGCGGACGTGCGCCGCGCCGTCCTGCGGAACATGGCGGGTGGCGCGCTCGCGATGGCGGTCACCTATGGGGCGGGGGCGCTGCTGGGGGCGGTCGGCGTTTGA
- a CDS encoding sterol desaturase family protein, protein MSPNLPDVVLWSIPAFVLLTVVEIVSHRIHPDEDAAGYETKDAATSVTMGLGSLVFDFLWKIPIVAIYSGVYALTPLRVPVLWWTIPLMLLAQDFFYYWSHRGHHVIRILWACHVVHHSSRKFNLTTALRQPWTSLTVWPFYLPLIACGVHPAALAFCTAVNLVYQFWIHTERIDKLPRPFEFVLNTPSHHRVHHASQGGYLDRNFGGILIIWDRVFGSWVAETDRPVYGLTKNITTHNPLRVATHEYAAIAKDLKAAASWRERAGRVFRGPGWQPQAPDAAEAPAAPVRAADATVPERAA, encoded by the coding sequence ATGTCCCCGAACCTGCCCGACGTCGTGCTGTGGTCCATACCAGCATTCGTGCTGCTCACCGTCGTCGAGATCGTGAGCCACCGGATCCATCCCGACGAGGACGCGGCGGGGTACGAGACCAAGGACGCCGCCACCAGCGTCACCATGGGGCTCGGCAGCCTCGTCTTCGACTTCCTGTGGAAGATCCCCATCGTCGCGATCTACTCGGGGGTGTACGCGCTGACCCCGCTGCGCGTGCCCGTCCTGTGGTGGACGATCCCGCTGATGCTGCTCGCGCAGGACTTCTTCTACTACTGGTCGCACCGGGGCCACCACGTCATCCGCATCCTGTGGGCCTGCCACGTCGTGCACCACTCCAGCCGCAAGTTCAACCTCACGACGGCGCTGCGCCAGCCCTGGACGAGCCTCACGGTCTGGCCGTTCTACCTGCCGCTGATCGCCTGTGGCGTGCATCCGGCCGCGCTCGCGTTCTGCACGGCGGTCAACCTGGTCTACCAGTTCTGGATCCACACGGAACGCATCGACAAGCTGCCCCGCCCCTTCGAGTTCGTCCTCAACACGCCCTCGCACCACCGTGTGCACCACGCGTCCCAGGGCGGCTACCTGGACCGCAACTTCGGCGGCATCCTGATCATCTGGGACCGCGTGTTCGGCTCGTGGGTCGCGGAGACGGACCGGCCCGTGTACGGCCTGACGAAGAACATCACGACGCACAACCCGCTGCGCGTCGCCACGCACGAGTACGCCGCCATCGCCAAGGACCTGAAGGCGGCCGCGAGTTGGCGCGAGCGGGCCGGACGCGTCTTCCGCGGGCCCGGGTGGCAGCCGCAGGCGCCCGACGCGGCAGAGGCCCCCGCGGCGCCCGTGCGGGCCGCCGACGCGACGGTCCCCGAGCGTGCGGCGTGA
- a CDS encoding lysoplasmalogenase has protein sequence MTRPPAPTLLIGAFGIAALGDLGALLADFGPGHAVCKPLLMPLLAAYVAVRGGPRLLVAALLCGWGGDTLLLLDADPAFLAGMGSFAAGHVCYLVLFKRHGDFRRYGDFRGYADGSGAARARGTALVAGYALALAVTVALLWPDLPADMRGPVAGYSLLLTAMAFGATAIGPAAAAGGALFLLSDTLIATGVAEWPQLPRPDFAIMLTYIAAQFLLVRGVLTATDARQESGRAYGERRMTSTTS, from the coding sequence GTGACACGGCCGCCCGCGCCCACCCTGCTCATCGGCGCCTTCGGCATCGCCGCACTCGGCGATCTCGGCGCGCTCCTCGCGGACTTCGGCCCAGGACACGCCGTCTGCAAGCCGCTGCTCATGCCGCTGCTCGCGGCGTACGTCGCGGTGCGCGGAGGACCACGGCTGCTGGTCGCCGCCCTGCTGTGCGGCTGGGGCGGCGACACCCTCCTGCTCCTCGACGCCGACCCCGCCTTCCTCGCCGGGATGGGCTCCTTCGCGGCCGGGCACGTCTGCTACCTCGTGCTCTTCAAGAGGCACGGGGACTTCAGGAGGTACGGCGACTTCAGGGGGTACGCGGACGGGAGCGGGGCCGCACGCGCGCGTGGCACCGCACTCGTGGCCGGGTACGCGCTCGCGCTCGCCGTCACCGTGGCGCTCCTCTGGCCCGACCTGCCCGCCGACATGCGGGGCCCCGTCGCGGGCTACAGCCTGCTGCTCACCGCGATGGCCTTCGGCGCGACCGCCATCGGCCCCGCGGCGGCCGCGGGAGGAGCGCTCTTCCTGCTCTCCGACACCCTCATCGCGACCGGCGTCGCCGAGTGGCCGCAGCTGCCCAGGCCCGACTTCGCGATCATGCTCACGTATATCGCGGCGCAGTTCCTGCTGGTCAGGGGCGTACTGACGGCGACCGATGCACGACAGGAGTCCGGCCGGGCGTACGGTGAAAGGCGTATGACCAGCACGACCTCCTGA
- a CDS encoding zinc-dependent alcohol dehydrogenase family protein, with product MRATTIHAPFDMRVEDVPEPVVQLPTDAVVRVLRACICGSDLWAYRGEAKRQPGQRIGHEFLGIVEDTGSEVSGVRRGDLVVAPFMWSDGVCDYCAEGLTTSCEHGGFWGSVGYDGGQGEAVRVPFADGTLVQLPAEAASDDHLLSGLLTLSDVLGTGHHAALGAGARPGATVVVVGDGAVGLCAVLAAKRLGAERIIALGRHRARTDIARRFGATDVVAERGDAAVAAVRELTRGQGAHSVIEAVGTEQSMRTAVDITRDGGAIGFVGVPHGSGTGLDLSVMFNRNIALRGGVAPVRTYIPELLPDVLDGTIDPSPVFDLTIGVEDVPQGYKAMDERTALKVQVAF from the coding sequence ATGCGCGCCACCACCATCCACGCCCCGTTCGACATGCGCGTGGAGGACGTGCCCGAGCCGGTGGTCCAGCTCCCCACCGACGCGGTCGTCCGCGTCCTGCGGGCCTGCATCTGCGGCAGCGACCTGTGGGCCTACCGGGGCGAGGCCAAGCGGCAGCCCGGCCAGCGCATCGGGCACGAGTTCCTCGGCATCGTCGAGGACACCGGGTCCGAGGTGAGCGGCGTGCGCCGCGGTGACCTCGTCGTGGCGCCCTTCATGTGGTCGGACGGCGTCTGCGACTACTGCGCCGAGGGCCTCACCACCTCCTGCGAGCACGGCGGGTTCTGGGGCTCCGTCGGCTACGACGGCGGCCAGGGCGAGGCCGTCCGGGTGCCGTTCGCCGACGGCACCCTGGTCCAGCTGCCCGCCGAAGCCGCCTCCGACGACCACCTGCTCTCCGGCCTGCTGACCCTCTCGGACGTCCTGGGCACCGGCCACCACGCGGCGCTCGGCGCGGGCGCACGCCCGGGAGCCACGGTCGTGGTCGTCGGCGACGGCGCGGTCGGCCTGTGCGCGGTCCTCGCGGCCAAGCGGCTCGGCGCCGAGCGGATCATCGCGCTCGGCCGCCACCGGGCCCGTACGGACATCGCGCGCCGCTTCGGCGCCACCGACGTCGTCGCCGAGCGCGGGGACGCCGCGGTGGCCGCCGTCCGTGAGCTCACCCGCGGTCAGGGCGCGCACTCCGTGATCGAGGCGGTCGGCACCGAGCAGTCGATGCGTACGGCCGTGGACATCACGCGCGACGGCGGCGCGATCGGCTTCGTCGGCGTCCCGCACGGCAGCGGCACCGGGCTCGACCTGAGCGTCATGTTCAACCGGAACATCGCCCTGCGCGGCGGCGTCGCGCCGGTGCGCACGTACATCCCCGAGCTGCTGCCCGACGTCCTGGACGGCACCATCGACCCCTCACCCGTCTTCGACCTCACGATCGGCGTCGAGGACGTGCCGCAGGGCTACAAGGCGATGGACGAGCGCACCGCGCTCAAGGTGCAGGTGGCTTTCTAG
- a CDS encoding CopD family protein, whose product MPATAAASHRAPRRRPSVGRAVAVLVLVAIAALIPLLGPSAALSGTGEAKAPGTAGITLLRAVLFGALCVQLGEVFATRLARRVPGAPLGRAGEPRGWGAYAAWAGFAAALGLAAIVANGNLVPEQLSDLDIGRLYDTRDGRLALVEVNAFIAAALCARSRRPAGAVLPLAAVIVAEALRAHPPVEDSALLGSGLTLVHLTCGALWAGGLLYVLRLLRRWRTSAPEAGIAVLGLYARVAAVLFAAITATGVASTLRRMPPGTVLDQLTGTAYGRTLLAKVLVVAAVAVLALIARHRLRRAGDRIGAYVPARGEVIALGAVVAVSALLTAVPVPIRW is encoded by the coding sequence ATACCGGCCACCGCCGCCGCATCGCACCGCGCGCCGCGCCGCCGCCCCTCCGTGGGGCGCGCCGTGGCCGTGCTCGTCCTGGTCGCCATCGCCGCGCTGATCCCGCTGCTCGGCCCCTCGGCCGCGCTGAGCGGCACCGGCGAGGCGAAGGCGCCGGGCACGGCGGGGATCACGCTGCTGCGCGCGGTCCTGTTCGGCGCGCTGTGCGTGCAGCTGGGCGAGGTGTTCGCGACCCGGCTCGCCCGCCGGGTGCCGGGGGCGCCGCTCGGCCGGGCGGGCGAGCCGCGCGGCTGGGGGGCGTACGCGGCGTGGGCGGGGTTCGCCGCGGCGCTCGGGCTCGCCGCGATCGTGGCGAACGGCAACCTCGTCCCGGAGCAACTCTCCGACCTGGACATCGGGCGCCTGTACGACACCCGGGACGGCAGGCTCGCCCTCGTGGAGGTCAACGCCTTCATCGCGGCCGCGCTGTGCGCGCGCTCGCGGCGCCCGGCCGGGGCGGTGCTGCCGCTGGCCGCGGTGATCGTCGCCGAGGCGCTGCGGGCCCATCCTCCGGTGGAGGACTCCGCGCTCCTCGGCAGCGGTCTCACGCTGGTGCACCTGACGTGCGGGGCGCTGTGGGCGGGCGGTCTGCTGTACGTGCTGCGCCTGCTGCGGCGGTGGCGGACGTCCGCTCCGGAGGCGGGCATCGCGGTACTGGGGCTCTACGCGCGCGTGGCCGCCGTGCTGTTCGCCGCGATCACGGCGACCGGCGTCGCCAGCACGCTGCGCCGGATGCCGCCGGGCACCGTCCTCGACCAGCTGACCGGGACGGCGTACGGCCGCACCCTGCTCGCCAAGGTGCTCGTCGTGGCCGCCGTCGCGGTGCTCGCGCTGATCGCCCGCCACCGGCTGCGGCGCGCCGGGGACCGCATCGGCGCGTACGTCCCCGCGCGCGGGGAGGTCATCGCGCTGGGCGCGGTCGTGGCAGTGTCGGCACTGCTCACGGCGGTGCCGGTGCCGATCCGCTGGTGA